In Solanum lycopersicum chromosome 5, SLM_r2.1, the following are encoded in one genomic region:
- the LOC101245945 gene encoding uncharacterized protein isoform X2: MILKTYIFIIFTTLFLHWETSETKSRGDIGQASLPPRGWNSYDSFCWTITEEEFLQNAELVAQRLKPHGYEYVVVDFLWYRKKTIGAYTDSYGFDVFDEWGRMVPDPGRWPSSQGGKGFSQVAGKVHSMGLKFGIHVMRGLSLQAFNANTLILDTTTGKAYEEAGRQWRAQDIGIKERTCAWMKNGFMSVNTKLGAGRAFLRSLYQQYADWGVDFVKLDCVFGDDLDLDEIIVVSEVLNELSRPIIYSLSPGTNAKPIIAKEVSGLVNMYRVTGDDWDTWEDVAAHFNVARDFTAANLVGVKGLKGKSWPDLDMLPLGWLTEAGSNEGPHRYCRLNLDEQRTQVTLWSMVRSPLIFGGDMRKLDASTFSLLTNPTLLEINWFSSNNMEFHYVKGSLSSSGKHSLSNHTEDKEKINVLEKRVLALRSCKDVKANGWSTKVLDSVEKVCWQENSNKRQAPFCLNKREALSASEGETVYQHQNLGRLHLFVTERTELCFGASSNRKLAANEISRGSFSRCRSHANQMWENYNGTLMNSYSGFCAIMDFVRASSGGIRSWLATGRRGEIYLAFFNLNNQVTKMSAKLSDITNAIHATSSKCSGREVWSGTNLGAIKDSISMSVNAHGCALFVLNCT; encoded by the exons ATGATCTTGAAAACttatattttcatcattttcactaCTCTTTTTCTTCACTG GGAAACCTCAGAAACTAAATCTCGGGGCGATATTGGACAAGCCAGCTTGCCACCTAGGGGTTGGAACTCCTATGACTCATTTTGTTGGACCATCACCGAGGAAGAGTTTCTTCAGAATGCAGAACTTGTAGCACAACGATTAAAACCTCATGGTTATGAG TATGTTGTCGTGGACTTCCTTTGGTATAGGAAGAAAACAATAGGTGCTTATACTGATTCTTATGGTTTTGATGTCTTTGATGAGTGGGGAAGGATGGTTCCAGACCCTGGAAGATGGCCATCCTCTCAAGGTGGAAAAGGGTTTTCTCAAGTTGCGGGGAAGGTTCATAGCATGGGACTGAAATTTGGGATTCATGTAATGAGAGGTTTAAGTCTACAAGCATTCAATGCTAACACTCTCATACTGGATACCACTACG GGCAAAGCTTATGAGGAGGCTGGTCGACAATGGCGTGCACAAGATATTGGAATTAAGGAGAGGACTTGTGCATGGATGAAAAAtggtttcatgagtgtgaaTACCAAGTTGGGAGCTGGAAGAGCATTCCTTAGGTCACTCTATCAACAATATGCTGATTGGGGTGTTGATTTTG tgAAACTTGACTGTGTATTCGGTGATGACTTGGATTTAGATGAGATAATCGTAGTTTCAGAG GTATTGAATGAGCTTAGCCGACCTATCATATATTCCTTGTCCCCTGGAACTAATGCAAAACCAATCATAGCGAAGGAAGTTAGTGGATTGGTCAATATGTATCGAGTAACTGGGGATGACTGGGATACTTGGGAAGATGTCGCTGCTCATTTCAACGTTGCGAG GGACTTCACTGCTGCTAACTTAGTAGGAGTCAAGGGCCTAAAGGGGAAGTCGTGGCCTGACTTAGATATGCTACCACTTGGATGGTTAACAGAAGCAG GTTCAAATGAAGGCCCACACAGATATTGCAGGCTTAATCTGGATGAGCAACGTACTCAG GTGACTCTATGGTCCATGGTCAGGTCCCCTCTCATCTTTGGTGGAGATATGAGAAAGCTTGATGCTTCTACATTCAGTCTTCTTACAAATCCTACTCTGTTGGAGATCAACTGGTTTAGCTCTAACAACATGGAG TTTCATTACGTGAAAGGCTCCTTAAGTTCATCCGGAAAACATAGCTTGAGTAACCATACTGaggataaagaaaaaataaatgtgttGGAGAAGCGAGTTTTGGCTCTAAGGAGCTGCAAAGATGTAAAGGCAAATGGCTGGTCTACTAAAGTTCTTGACAGTGTAGAGAAAGTGTGCTGGCAAGAGAACTCAAATAAACGCCAGGCACCTTTTTGTCTAAACAAGAGAGAAGCACTTTCAGCATC AGAAGGAGAGACGGTATATCAGCACCAAAATCTCGGGAGACTTCACTTATTCGTAACAGAGAGAACAGAACTTTGTTTTGGTGCATCTTCAAATAGAAAGCTTGCAGCTAACGAGATCAGCAGAGGTTCATTTTCACGGTGCAGATCTCATGCCAACCAG ATGTGGGAGAACTACAATGGAACCCTCATGAATAGTTATTCCGGTTTTTGTGCTATCATGGATTTTGTCAgag CTTCTTCTGGTGGAATCAGGTCCTGGCTTGCAACTGGAAGGAGAG GAGAGATCTACTTGGCTTTCTTCAATTTGAACAACCAGGTGACAAAAATGTCAGCGAAGCTATCAGACATAACGAACGCAATTCATGCTACAAGTTCAAAGTGCTCAGGTAGAGAAGTGTGGAGTGGCACAAATCTTGGAGCCATAAAGGACTCGATATCTATGTCAGTAAACGCTCACGGATGTGCATTGTTTGTGTTGAACTGCACATAA
- the LOC101246426 gene encoding O-fucosyltransferase family protein: MAELRHSSSIGNRVTASPRKRDDVTASSSPLVPDSAPNVDDDDDDYRGRYPRDRFRSFLSSHLQPIFPFFFPDESRSHPHKFKISLFLLVVLILSLVVLISSVVHRLNAPYLCKKDGITLQCPPVKEPSSLWENPYSSTTSWKPCAERREGLMSDIPPENSTNGYIFIHAEGGLNQQRIAICNAVAVAKIMNATLILPVLKQDQIWKDQTKLEDIFDVDHFINYLKDDVRIVRDIPEWFTDKAELFSSIRRTVKNIPKYASAEFYIDNVLPRVKEKKIMSLKPFVDRLGYDNVPPEINKLRCRVNYHALKFLPEIEQMADQLVSRMRNRTGSSNPFMALHLRFEKGMVGLSFCDFVGTRSEKDLMAAYRKKEWPRRFKDGSHLWALALQKRKEGRCPLEPGEVAVLLRAMGYPKETQIYVASGQVYGGQNRMAPLRNMFPNLVTKEELATKPELDGFRKHVTSLAALDFLVCLKSDVFVMTHGGNFAKLIIGHRRYMGHRLKSIKPDKGLMSKSLGDPYMGWASFVEDVVITHQTRTGLPEETFPNYDLWENPLTNCMCKA; the protein is encoded by the exons ATGGCGGAGCTACGCCACTCAAGCTCGATCGGAAACCGAGTTACAGCGTCACCTAGGAAGCGAGACGACGTCACCGCTTCCTCATCTCCTTTGGTTCCTGACAGTGCTCCTAACgttgatgatgacgatgatgattaTCGTGGTCGGTATCCTCGAGATCGGTTTCGTTCATTCCTCTCTTCGCATCTTCAACCTATTTTCCCTTTCTTCTTCCCTGATGAATCGAGGTCTCACCCTCACAAGTTCAAGATCTCGCTATTTCTGCTTGTTGTTCTCATACTTTCACTAGTTGTCCTGATTTCGTCCGTCGTACATCGTTTG AATGCTCCATATTTGTGCAAAAAGGATGGTATAACTCTTCAGTGTCCACCG GTGAAAGAACCTTCTTCCTTGTGGGAGAATCCTTATTCATCAACAACCTCGTGGAAGCCTTGTGCGGAGCGACGTGAGGGACTGATGTCAG ATATTCCGCCTGAGAACTCCACAAACGGTTATATATTCATACATGCTGAGGGTGGCTTAAACCAGCAAAGGATCGCT ATATGCAATGCTGTTGCAGTGGCCAAAATTATGAATGCCACCCTTATTTTGCCAGTATTAAAGCAAGACCAGATATGGAAAGACCAAAC GAAATTGGAGGACATATTTGATGTAGACCATTTTATTAACTACCTAAAGGATGATGTGCGAATTGTTCGCGATATCCCAGAGTGGTTTACTGATAAAGCTGAGCTCTTCTCAAGCATAAG GCGTACAGTCAAGAACATTCCCAAGTACGCTTCAGCAGAGTTCTACATAGATAATGTTTTGCCACGGGTCAAGGAGAAGAAGATAATGTCACTAAAACCTTTTGTCGACCGACTTGG GTATGATAATGTTCCTCCAGAGATAAACAAGCTGAGGTGCAGGGTCAACTATCATGCTCTGAAGTTTCTTCCCGAGATTGAGCAGATGGCTGATCAACTCGTTTCAAGGATGAGAAACCGCACTGGTAGTTCAAATCCTTTCAT GGCTCTTCACTTGAGATTTGAGAAAGGAATGGTGGGTCTATCATTCTGTGATTTTGTTGGAACAAGGTCAGAGAAAGATCTCATGGCTGCATACCGAAAGAAAGAATGGCCTCGGCGGTTTAAG GATGGTTCCCATTTGTGGGCATTGGCGCTGCAAAAGCGTAAGGAAGGACGATGCCCTCTTGAGCCTGGTGAAGTAGCCGTGCTGCTTCGAGCCATGGGTTATCCTAAAGAAACTCAAATATATGTTGCTTCTGGACAGGTCTATGGTGGACAAAACCGCATGGCACCGCTGAGGAACATGTTCCCAAATCTG GTTACAAAAGAGGAACTAGCTACAAAACCAGAATTGGATGGCTTCAGAAAGCATGTGACAAGCTTGGCAGCCCTCGACTTCCTAGTCTGTTTGAAGTCTGATGTATTTGTGATGACACACGGAGGGAACTTCGCCAAACTGATAATAGGACATCGTAGGTACATGGGTCATCGTCTAAAATCCATTAAGCCGGACAAGGGTCTGATGTCCAAATCCCTAGGAGATCCATATATGGGGTGGGCTTCCTTTGTGGAAGACGTCGTCATAACCCATCAGACTAGAACTGGTTTACCTGAAGAAACATTTCCAAATTATGATCTTTGGGAGAATCCTTTAACAAATTGCATGTGTAAAGCCTGA
- the LOC101245945 gene encoding uncharacterized protein isoform X1 — MILKTYIFIIFTTLFLHWETSETKSRGDIGQASLPPRGWNSYDSFCWTITEEEFLQNAELVAQRLKPHGYEYVVVDFLWYRKKTIGAYTDSYGFDVFDEWGRMVPDPGRWPSSQGGKGFSQVAGKVHSMGLKFGIHVMRGLSLQAFNANTLILDTTTGKAYEEAGRQWRAQDIGIKERTCAWMKNGFMSVNTKLGAGRAFLRSLYQQYADWGVDFVKLDCVFGDDLDLDEIIVVSEVLNELSRPIIYSLSPGTNAKPIIAKEVSGLVNMYRVTGDDWDTWEDVAAHFNVARDFTAANLVGVKGLKGKSWPDLDMLPLGWLTEAELCSPLGQNKEENPARNIILRFGAGSNEGPHRYCRLNLDEQRTQVTLWSMVRSPLIFGGDMRKLDASTFSLLTNPTLLEINWFSSNNMEFHYVKGSLSSSGKHSLSNHTEDKEKINVLEKRVLALRSCKDVKANGWSTKVLDSVEKVCWQENSNKRQAPFCLNKREALSASEGETVYQHQNLGRLHLFVTERTELCFGASSNRKLAANEISRGSFSRCRSHANQMWENYNGTLMNSYSGFCAIMDFVRASSGGIRSWLATGRRGEIYLAFFNLNNQVTKMSAKLSDITNAIHATSSKCSGREVWSGTNLGAIKDSISMSVNAHGCALFVLNCT; from the exons ATGATCTTGAAAACttatattttcatcattttcactaCTCTTTTTCTTCACTG GGAAACCTCAGAAACTAAATCTCGGGGCGATATTGGACAAGCCAGCTTGCCACCTAGGGGTTGGAACTCCTATGACTCATTTTGTTGGACCATCACCGAGGAAGAGTTTCTTCAGAATGCAGAACTTGTAGCACAACGATTAAAACCTCATGGTTATGAG TATGTTGTCGTGGACTTCCTTTGGTATAGGAAGAAAACAATAGGTGCTTATACTGATTCTTATGGTTTTGATGTCTTTGATGAGTGGGGAAGGATGGTTCCAGACCCTGGAAGATGGCCATCCTCTCAAGGTGGAAAAGGGTTTTCTCAAGTTGCGGGGAAGGTTCATAGCATGGGACTGAAATTTGGGATTCATGTAATGAGAGGTTTAAGTCTACAAGCATTCAATGCTAACACTCTCATACTGGATACCACTACG GGCAAAGCTTATGAGGAGGCTGGTCGACAATGGCGTGCACAAGATATTGGAATTAAGGAGAGGACTTGTGCATGGATGAAAAAtggtttcatgagtgtgaaTACCAAGTTGGGAGCTGGAAGAGCATTCCTTAGGTCACTCTATCAACAATATGCTGATTGGGGTGTTGATTTTG tgAAACTTGACTGTGTATTCGGTGATGACTTGGATTTAGATGAGATAATCGTAGTTTCAGAG GTATTGAATGAGCTTAGCCGACCTATCATATATTCCTTGTCCCCTGGAACTAATGCAAAACCAATCATAGCGAAGGAAGTTAGTGGATTGGTCAATATGTATCGAGTAACTGGGGATGACTGGGATACTTGGGAAGATGTCGCTGCTCATTTCAACGTTGCGAG GGACTTCACTGCTGCTAACTTAGTAGGAGTCAAGGGCCTAAAGGGGAAGTCGTGGCCTGACTTAGATATGCTACCACTTGGATGGTTAACAGAAGCAG AATTATGTTCTCCTCTTGGGCAAAACAAGGAGGAAAATCCAGCACGAAATATTATACTCCGTTTTGGTGCAGGTTCAAATGAAGGCCCACACAGATATTGCAGGCTTAATCTGGATGAGCAACGTACTCAG GTGACTCTATGGTCCATGGTCAGGTCCCCTCTCATCTTTGGTGGAGATATGAGAAAGCTTGATGCTTCTACATTCAGTCTTCTTACAAATCCTACTCTGTTGGAGATCAACTGGTTTAGCTCTAACAACATGGAG TTTCATTACGTGAAAGGCTCCTTAAGTTCATCCGGAAAACATAGCTTGAGTAACCATACTGaggataaagaaaaaataaatgtgttGGAGAAGCGAGTTTTGGCTCTAAGGAGCTGCAAAGATGTAAAGGCAAATGGCTGGTCTACTAAAGTTCTTGACAGTGTAGAGAAAGTGTGCTGGCAAGAGAACTCAAATAAACGCCAGGCACCTTTTTGTCTAAACAAGAGAGAAGCACTTTCAGCATC AGAAGGAGAGACGGTATATCAGCACCAAAATCTCGGGAGACTTCACTTATTCGTAACAGAGAGAACAGAACTTTGTTTTGGTGCATCTTCAAATAGAAAGCTTGCAGCTAACGAGATCAGCAGAGGTTCATTTTCACGGTGCAGATCTCATGCCAACCAG ATGTGGGAGAACTACAATGGAACCCTCATGAATAGTTATTCCGGTTTTTGTGCTATCATGGATTTTGTCAgag CTTCTTCTGGTGGAATCAGGTCCTGGCTTGCAACTGGAAGGAGAG GAGAGATCTACTTGGCTTTCTTCAATTTGAACAACCAGGTGACAAAAATGTCAGCGAAGCTATCAGACATAACGAACGCAATTCATGCTACAAGTTCAAAGTGCTCAGGTAGAGAAGTGTGGAGTGGCACAAATCTTGGAGCCATAAAGGACTCGATATCTATGTCAGTAAACGCTCACGGATGTGCATTGTTTGTGTTGAACTGCACATAA